The Streptomyces sp. SS1-1 genome has a segment encoding these proteins:
- a CDS encoding gas vesicle protein, translating into MTDLSTWPSGLDPQPAGPPSGSLADLLERVLDKGIVIAGDIKIDLLDIELLTIRLRLFIASVETAKKAGIDWWETDPALSSRAARDALAEENARLRARLEALEEADPDAGTGSHPTEVSR; encoded by the coding sequence GTGACCGACCTCTCCACCTGGCCGTCCGGCCTGGATCCGCAGCCGGCCGGGCCGCCCTCCGGAAGCCTGGCGGACCTGCTGGAGCGCGTGCTGGACAAGGGCATCGTCATCGCCGGCGACATCAAGATCGACCTGCTCGACATCGAGCTGCTGACCATCCGGCTGCGCCTGTTCATCGCCTCGGTGGAGACCGCGAAGAAGGCGGGCATCGACTGGTGGGAGACGGACCCGGCGCTGTCCTCACGCGCCGCCCGGGACGCGCTCGCCGAGGAGAACGCCCGGCTGCGCGCCCGTCTGGAGGCCCTGGAGGAAGCGGACCCCGACGCCGGCACCGGTTCCCACCCCACGGAGGTGTCCCGATGA
- a CDS encoding GvpL/GvpF family gas vesicle protein yields the protein MSTLPAGRATAPDVEPAPTLLCVFAVTDSPAPPDVLARTPGHDGGGPLRALPAGPFHLVVQDVPAADFGEEALAERLNRPDVLERCARAHHRGVEAAAGAGSAVPLPMATLYLDDGNAVRAVTAREASLRALLERLRDRTEWAVKVHGPAAGAADPADGEGAADGRSYLRRASARRRTERETREQAMARAHAVDRELRAHAVAATRHRPQSERLTGTSVPQLLNAAYLVDDVRREEFVRAVGRLAREAGTAGLEVTVSGPWIPYSFARPDPVEVVT from the coding sequence ATGAGCACGCTCCCGGCCGGCCGGGCGACCGCGCCCGACGTGGAGCCGGCGCCCACCCTCCTCTGTGTCTTCGCGGTGACGGACTCCCCCGCGCCGCCGGACGTGCTCGCCCGGACGCCGGGCCACGACGGCGGCGGCCCGCTGCGCGCCCTGCCCGCGGGCCCGTTCCATCTGGTCGTACAGGACGTGCCCGCCGCGGACTTCGGCGAGGAGGCGCTCGCGGAGCGGCTGAACCGGCCGGACGTGCTGGAGCGTTGCGCCCGCGCCCACCACCGGGGTGTGGAGGCGGCCGCGGGCGCGGGCTCCGCCGTCCCGCTCCCGATGGCGACGCTGTACCTCGACGACGGCAACGCGGTCCGGGCCGTGACCGCCCGGGAGGCGTCCCTGCGGGCCCTGCTGGAGCGGCTGCGCGACCGTACGGAGTGGGCGGTGAAGGTGCACGGCCCGGCGGCCGGGGCCGCGGACCCCGCCGACGGAGAGGGGGCCGCCGACGGGCGGTCGTACCTGCGCCGGGCCAGCGCCCGCCGGCGCACCGAACGGGAGACGCGCGAACAGGCGATGGCCCGGGCCCACGCCGTCGACCGGGAGCTGCGGGCCCACGCGGTCGCCGCGACCCGGCACCGGCCGCAGAGCGAGCGGCTGACCGGCACGAGCGTGCCGCAACTGCTCAACGCCGCCTATCTGGTCGACGACGTCCGGCGCGAGGAGTTCGTGCGGGCCGTCGGCCGGCTGGCCCGCGAGGCCGGGACCGCCGGCTTGGAGGTCACGGTGTCGGGGCCCTGGATCCCGTACTCGTTCGCCCGGCCGGACCCGGTGGAGGTGGTGACGTGA
- a CDS encoding gas vesicle protein, whose product MPWDGPEPYAPVGVPLVDLLDRVLATGVVVSGDLVLAIADVPLVRISLHALLASVSERVPAPWPDSGPL is encoded by the coding sequence GTGCCGTGGGACGGCCCGGAGCCGTACGCGCCCGTCGGGGTGCCCCTGGTCGATCTGCTGGACCGGGTGCTGGCGACCGGTGTCGTGGTCAGCGGCGACCTGGTGCTGGCCATCGCCGACGTGCCGTTGGTGCGGATCTCGCTGCACGCCCTGCTGGCGTCGGTGAGCGAGCGGGTGCCCGCGCCCTGGCCGGACAGCGGGCCGCTGTGA
- a CDS encoding gas vesicle protein K — translation MTAPRAHAVDLDPERVSNDLAALVLTVVELLRQLMERQAVRRFDEGTLSAEQEDRLGTALMLLDERMDELCAQHGLRRADLNLDLGPLGPLLADPGR, via the coding sequence GTGACCGCGCCCCGCGCCCACGCCGTGGACCTGGACCCGGAGCGGGTCTCGAACGACCTGGCGGCGCTGGTCCTGACCGTGGTGGAGCTGCTGCGGCAGCTGATGGAACGGCAGGCGGTGCGCCGCTTCGACGAGGGCACGCTCAGCGCCGAGCAGGAGGACCGGCTCGGCACCGCGCTGATGCTGCTGGACGAGCGCATGGACGAGCTGTGCGCGCAGCACGGGCTGCGACGCGCCGACCTGAACCTGGACCTCGGCCCGCTGGGCCCGCTGCTCGCCGATCCCGGCCGGTGA